The following proteins are co-located in the Rattus norvegicus strain BN/NHsdMcwi chromosome 19, GRCr8, whole genome shotgun sequence genome:
- the LOC134483228 gene encoding disks large homolog 5-like, with translation MKEKERLIKELQLITEERNDLRDRLRFLTERSMKKRPHFRPNPYYEDLERMEEAVMSILHNLEMENTEIHENNHKLKKEITFSRNLLSQLLMENTCRKKLVPLKQESKEVHLDCALNQKYLVDFNKKDKDQQRPDPASSGRDEHLC, from the exons atgaaggaaaaggagaggctgattaaagagctgcagctcattaccgaggagagaaatgacctgagagatcgcctgaggtttctgacagagagatccatgaagaagaG gccacacttcaggccaaatccatattatgaagacctggagagaatggaggaggcggtcatgtcaattctgcacaacttagagatggagaacactgagatccatgagaacaaccataagctgaagaaggagattaccttctctag aaacctgctcagccagctcctgatggagaacacatgtaggaagaagttggtcccactgaaacaggagagcaaggaggtacatcttgattgtgcactgaaccagaaatatttggttgacttcaacaagaaagataaagaccagcaacgtccagacccagcatcatctggtagggatGAGCACctgtgttag